ACTTTAAGACCATTTTTATTATTTGACAACCCTTATTCTAATCACCAGGGGACATATTAAACAAAATTAATCAATAAGGCATAATTATTTCCAACTGTATAGAAAATATGAAAAATTCTAAACAGTTATATATCAATAAAAAGATATTAAGATACAATGATTTCTGAACAGTTCATTTTAGTCGGATCACTCTTACTCCTCATCAGCATTATCATAAGTAAAACATCCCAACGCCTGGGTATTCCTTCCCTGATCTTCTTCCTGTTAATTGGAATGCTGGCTGGATCTGAAGGAATCGGTGGAATCTATTTTGATGATCCCAGCGTTACACAGTTTATTGGCATTATAGCCCTGGTGATTATCCTCTTTTCTGGAGGGTTAGACACCAAATGGCTTGATGTAAAACCAGTTTTTACACAAAGTGTGGTTTTATCCACTGTGGGAGTGTTGATCACCACCCTTGCTCTGGGATTTTTTATTAACTGGATAACTGGATTTTCTCTTACTCAATCACTTTTAATAGGTGCAATTGTATCCTCAACTGATGCAGCAGCAGTTTTTTCAATCTTCCGTTCTGGTAAACACAAGTTGAAAAACAACATCCAACCTACCCTTGAACTGGAAAGTGGGACCAATGATCCCATGGCCTACTTCATGACCACCACCCTCATATTTCTCATATTAAACCCCACCACTTCAATCTGGTCCATGATCCTGTTACTAATACAATCCATTGGACTGGGAATTGTTTTAGGAGTTATTTTCGGTAAAGGAGGGGTTAAACTCATTAACAGTATTAAACTTGACATTCAAGGACTTTATCCAGTTCTAAGTATTGCCCTTGCATTTTTGACCTTCTCAATCACCTACTATGTTGGTGGAAATGGTTTCCTGAGTGTATACGTAGCAGCATTAATTCTGGGAAACAGTTCCTTCATTAACAAGAAAGTTCAGATGCAATTTTTCGATGGTCTAGCCTGGTTAATGCAGATAGTAATGTTTTTAACCCTGGGTTTACTGGTTTTCCCCTCACAGATTCTTCCGGTGATAGGAATTGGATTGGTGATCTCCTTCTTCCTGATCCTGGTTGCCCGTCCCCTGGCAGTTTTCCTGTGTCTTTCACCATTTAAAGTTCAACTGAAGGATAAGGTTTTCATCTCATGGGTGGGTATCAGGGGTGCAGTGCCAATTATCTTTGCAACCTATCCCATAGTTGCCGGGATCCAGGGCGCCAATTTGATATTCAACATTGTTTTCTTCATAACCATAACCTCCGCACTCCTGCAGGGTTCAACCATCAACCTATTTGCCCGTTATCTTGGGCTTTCGATTCCTAAAATAGAATAACCTATCACCACCTCCAAAAATAATATTTCACTCCCCCACTAACTAAAATATTTTAAAAAATAGAAGGTTATAAATCATCTCACTCTCTAATTATACTGCGCATCTGACTTTCAAGTTCTCGGGATTGGCTTTCCAACTCCCCATAATACTTTATAGAACGTGCAGTTAGATTTTCCTGACGTAACAATCTTATTTCCTCCAATATTTGCAGTATTTTTAGGTGTAAATCTTGTACGTCCTTATATTTCCCGGAAGGTGCACTTTTAAGAGTCATTATTTGACTTTGCAGATCATCATTTGATGTCTGGTTCGAATGATCTGTTAAATTGAGACTTGAATTAATGGTTGCAGAATCCATAGCATAAATTGGCAGGACCCAAAGGAGAACTACCAACACGGTTATTAATGCTGTCTTTTTCCAGCCGTTATCACCTCCTCACAATTGACATAATAAGATTAATTTCCCTTTAAAAATATTTTTTCCAAATTCAGACCCAAATTACACCAGTTAACACCATACAAACGAGAATCAGGTAATATCTATAATAAATAATCATTACAGTAAATTATTGTTAAAAAAATATTTATGGAAATAATAGTAACTACTAGATTTATATGTTAAAATATACCATACCTCATATATCGAAGTGAATGAATGTGTTAAATCATGGTTTATGGTGATTAAATGGCTGGAGAGACAATTTTAGTAGTGGAAGATGAGGGGATCAGTGCCATTGAAATCCAGGAATGCCTGCAATCCCTTGGATACCATGTACCCTCCACTGCCAAAACAGGGGCCGAAGCAATACAGGAAGCATTCTCCATTAAACCTGATCTGATTCTTATGGATATTACCCTAAAGGGAGACATGGATGGAATTGATGCTGCTACCATTATTAAAAGCTTCATGGATGTTCCCCTAATTTATTTAACTGCACTGGATGATGTTGAAACCTTTAACCGAAT
This window of the Methanobacterium formicicum DSM 3637 genome carries:
- a CDS encoding potassium/proton antiporter, which produces MISEQFILVGSLLLLISIIISKTSQRLGIPSLIFFLLIGMLAGSEGIGGIYFDDPSVTQFIGIIALVIILFSGGLDTKWLDVKPVFTQSVVLSTVGVLITTLALGFFINWITGFSLTQSLLIGAIVSSTDAAAVFSIFRSGKHKLKNNIQPTLELESGTNDPMAYFMTTTLIFLILNPTTSIWSMILLLIQSIGLGIVLGVIFGKGGVKLINSIKLDIQGLYPVLSIALAFLTFSITYYVGGNGFLSVYVAALILGNSSFINKKVQMQFFDGLAWLMQIVMFLTLGLLVFPSQILPVIGIGLVISFFLILVARPLAVFLCLSPFKVQLKDKVFISWVGIRGAVPIIFATYPIVAGIQGANLIFNIVFFITITSALLQGSTINLFARYLGLSIPKIE